The following proteins are co-located in the Nonlabens ponticola genome:
- the galE gene encoding UDP-glucose 4-epimerase GalE, with amino-acid sequence MKVIVTGGLGYIGSHVVVELQEKGYEVIVIDNLLNSSIKVLDQIKAITGIKPEFVELDLRDKKSVKGFFSNHSDVQSVIHFAASKAVGESVAKPLDYYENNINALVYLLQELKDRDARIIFSSSCTVYGEADELPITEIAPIKTAMSPYGNTKQIGEEIIIDACKAYNSINAIALRYFNPIGAHHTALIGELPLGTPQNLVPYITQTVIGLRDELSVFGSDYDTPDGTAIRDYIHVVDLAKAHVIALERLLESKNETNFEIFNIGTGNGSSVLEVIHTFEEVTGEKLNYKLVDRRAGDVTAAYAHTAKAQNVLGWKAQSSLAEALISAWKWEQYVRSDKY; translated from the coding sequence ATGAAAGTCATTGTTACAGGAGGTTTAGGATACATAGGTTCGCACGTAGTGGTTGAGCTTCAAGAAAAAGGATACGAGGTTATCGTAATTGACAATCTACTCAACAGTTCAATCAAGGTGTTGGATCAAATAAAAGCTATAACTGGTATTAAGCCAGAGTTTGTAGAACTTGATTTACGCGATAAAAAGTCAGTTAAAGGTTTCTTTTCAAACCATAGTGATGTACAAAGTGTTATCCATTTTGCAGCATCCAAAGCTGTAGGCGAGAGCGTTGCAAAACCGCTCGACTATTATGAGAACAATATAAATGCACTGGTTTACTTGCTGCAGGAACTCAAAGATCGCGATGCACGGATAATTTTTAGTTCTTCCTGTACAGTTTATGGCGAGGCTGATGAACTACCAATTACCGAGATTGCTCCTATCAAAACCGCCATGTCGCCTTATGGAAATACTAAACAGATAGGTGAGGAAATCATCATTGACGCCTGTAAAGCTTACAACAGCATCAATGCCATCGCATTGAGATATTTTAATCCTATAGGTGCCCATCATACCGCACTAATTGGTGAGCTACCCTTGGGAACACCGCAGAATTTGGTGCCATATATTACTCAAACGGTCATAGGTCTTCGCGATGAATTATCTGTTTTTGGATCTGATTATGATACGCCAGATGGTACCGCTATTAGAGATTATATTCACGTCGTTGACCTGGCAAAAGCCCACGTTATCGCGTTAGAAAGATTATTGGAATCAAAAAATGAAACCAATTTTGAGATATTCAACATAGGGACAGGCAATGGATCATCAGTGCTAGAAGTCATCCATACTTTTGAAGAAGTAACAGGCGAGAAGCTTAATTACAAATTAGTAGATCGACGCGCTGGCGACGTGACTGCAGCCTATGCCCATACAGCAAAGGCACAAAATGTCCTAGGCTGGAAAGCACAGTCCTCGCTAGCAGAGGCATTAATCTCTGC
- a CDS encoding acyl-CoA dehydrogenase produces MDFSLTEEHIMIRDAARDFARTELLPGVIERDTKQEFPTEQVKKMGELGFLGMMADPKYGGGGMDTISYVLVMEELSKIDASASVIVSVNNSLVCWGLDTYGTDAQKEKYLTKLTSGESIGAFCLSEPEAGSDATSQKTTAIDKGDHYILNGTKNWITNGNSSDFYLVIAQTDREKKHRGINAFIVEKGWEGFEVGVKEDKLGIRGSDTHSLIFNDVKVPKENRIGDDGFGFKFAMKTLSGGRIGIAAQALGIASGAYELARDYSKVRKAFGTEICNHQAIAFKLADMHTNITAARHLVMKSAWDKDQGNNYDMSSAMAKLYASQVAMDTTVEAVQVHGGNGYVKEYHVERLMRDAKITQIYEGTSEIQKIVISRGLLAD; encoded by the coding sequence ATGGATTTTAGCCTTACTGAAGAGCACATCATGATACGCGACGCAGCCAGAGATTTTGCTCGTACAGAGTTGTTGCCTGGCGTAATAGAAAGAGATACAAAACAGGAATTCCCGACTGAGCAAGTCAAGAAAATGGGTGAACTGGGCTTTCTAGGTATGATGGCAGATCCTAAGTACGGCGGTGGTGGTATGGATACCATCTCTTATGTGCTTGTAATGGAAGAATTGTCTAAGATTGACGCTAGTGCATCTGTAATTGTATCAGTTAATAATTCTTTAGTTTGTTGGGGTCTGGACACTTATGGTACAGATGCTCAAAAAGAAAAATACCTAACTAAGCTCACGAGCGGTGAATCCATAGGAGCCTTTTGTCTGTCAGAGCCTGAAGCTGGTAGCGATGCCACATCACAAAAGACAACGGCGATTGATAAAGGCGATCACTATATCTTGAATGGAACTAAAAACTGGATTACCAACGGTAACAGTTCAGACTTTTATCTAGTAATCGCACAAACAGATCGTGAGAAAAAACACCGTGGTATCAATGCATTTATCGTTGAGAAAGGTTGGGAAGGATTTGAAGTTGGTGTCAAGGAAGATAAACTAGGAATACGAGGTAGCGACACACATTCATTAATCTTCAATGACGTCAAGGTTCCTAAGGAGAATAGAATAGGGGACGATGGTTTTGGATTTAAGTTTGCCATGAAGACATTATCTGGCGGTCGTATAGGTATTGCGGCACAGGCATTAGGTATTGCTAGCGGTGCTTATGAACTAGCCAGAGATTATTCTAAGGTACGCAAGGCTTTTGGTACAGAGATTTGTAACCATCAAGCTATTGCCTTCAAGCTAGCCGATATGCACACCAATATTACAGCGGCACGTCATCTCGTGATGAAAAGCGCATGGGATAAGGATCAAGGCAATAATTATGATATGAGTAGTGCGATGGCAAAACTTTATGCATCACAAGTTGCGATGGATACTACTGTTGAAGCGGTGCAAGTCCACGGTGGTAATGGTTATGTAAAAGAATATCATGTGGAGCGACTGATGCGTGATGCAAAGATCACACAGATCTATGAAGGAACCAGTGAGATACAGAAGATCGTTATTTCTCGTGGGCTGCTTGCGGATTAA
- a CDS encoding anhydro-N-acetylmuramic acid kinase, translating into MNHQYYNVIGVMSGTSLDGIDIARIELVRTDSWNFQICERKCVSYSSQWHDRLKDITLLDPDKIHMVNQQYTELLAQCINDFIIEHQLTNILAICSHGHTATHDPVNGHTLQIGNLSQLARLVNHRVVCDFRVQDVTMGGQGAPLVPIGDRLLFNEYDYCLNLGGFANLSYEQDDRRIAYDICAVNVVLNHYARQLGREYDDDGAFAKAGTPHTPTLEKLNALPFYTLQAPKSLGIEWVNENVFPILQKLTDTKDALATYCAHIAIQISKNIKAGSKVLVTGGGAFNTYLIQLAANKSNVNYHIPDEKLINYKEALIFALLGVLRLRNENNVLASVTGAKRDHCSGMIYLP; encoded by the coding sequence ATGAACCACCAGTACTATAACGTTATAGGCGTCATGTCGGGCACCTCGCTGGATGGCATTGATATAGCCCGCATTGAATTAGTACGCACAGACTCTTGGAACTTTCAAATTTGTGAGCGCAAATGCGTATCCTATAGTTCTCAATGGCACGATCGATTAAAAGATATCACACTGCTTGATCCTGATAAAATTCATATGGTTAATCAACAGTACACTGAGTTACTCGCGCAATGTATCAATGATTTTATCATTGAACATCAACTAACAAACATACTAGCCATATGCTCTCATGGGCATACTGCAACCCATGATCCAGTTAATGGTCATACTCTGCAGATAGGTAACTTGTCGCAGCTAGCGAGACTTGTAAACCATCGGGTAGTGTGTGATTTTAGAGTTCAAGATGTGACCATGGGTGGTCAAGGCGCACCGCTAGTTCCCATAGGTGATCGATTACTTTTTAACGAGTATGATTACTGCCTCAATTTGGGTGGTTTTGCAAATTTGAGTTATGAGCAAGATGATCGTCGCATTGCCTATGACATCTGTGCAGTAAATGTGGTGTTGAATCACTATGCTCGTCAATTGGGTAGAGAGTATGATGATGATGGCGCTTTCGCGAAAGCGGGAACACCACACACACCAACACTAGAAAAATTGAACGCACTACCATTCTACACCTTGCAAGCTCCCAAATCACTAGGCATTGAATGGGTAAATGAAAACGTTTTCCCCATACTTCAAAAACTCACTGATACAAAAGATGCGTTAGCGACCTATTGTGCTCATATAGCCATCCAGATATCAAAAAATATAAAAGCTGGATCCAAAGTACTGGTTACTGGCGGCGGCGCATTCAATACATACCTAATACAATTAGCTGCAAATAAGTCAAATGTAAACTATCATATTCCAGACGAGAAACTTATAAATTATAAGGAAGCGCTCATTTTTGCACTGTTAGGTGTGCTGCGACTGCGCAATGAAAACAATGTCCTAGCCAGTGTAACAGGCGCAAAAAGAGATCATTGCAGTGGTATGATTTACTTACCTTAA
- a CDS encoding Glu/Leu/Phe/Val dehydrogenase dimerization domain-containing protein, with translation MKELLKRYENAEPEIVFHWNDPETDAQGWTVINSLRGGAAGGGTRMRVGLDRNEVLSLAKTMEIKFTVSGPAIGGAKSGINFDPKDPRKKGVLERWYKAVSPLLKSYYGTGGDLNVDEIHEVIPITEESGVWHPQEGVFTGHFSPTIADKINRIGQLRQGVIKVIENPTYSPDVSRKFTVADMITGYGVSEAVRHYYNIYGGDIKGKRAVVQGFGNVGAAAAFYLSQAGAKIVGIIDAAGGLIDEDGFSHEEITDLFLQKNGNTLISDNLIPFEEANKSIYSIETEIFAPCAASRLISQSQIDQMIDSGLEVISCGANVPFADKEIFFGPIMEHTDSKVSLIPDFISNCGMARVFAYFMERRVQMTDEAIFNDTSMTIHNAIQNTFNNNSSKQYISSTAFEIALKQLV, from the coding sequence ATGAAGGAGCTTTTAAAGCGTTATGAAAATGCAGAACCAGAGATCGTTTTTCACTGGAATGACCCAGAAACAGACGCTCAAGGCTGGACAGTAATCAACAGCTTGCGTGGTGGCGCTGCTGGCGGCGGCACACGTATGCGAGTAGGATTAGACCGTAATGAGGTCTTGTCGCTGGCAAAAACCATGGAAATTAAATTCACCGTTTCTGGCCCAGCAATAGGTGGCGCTAAATCAGGTATTAATTTTGACCCTAAAGACCCGCGCAAGAAAGGCGTGCTAGAACGTTGGTACAAAGCAGTATCGCCCTTACTTAAGAGTTATTACGGCACAGGTGGTGACCTTAATGTGGACGAGATCCATGAGGTAATCCCTATTACTGAAGAAAGCGGTGTGTGGCATCCACAAGAAGGAGTTTTTACAGGTCACTTCTCACCTACTATTGCAGATAAAATTAATCGGATAGGTCAACTGCGACAAGGCGTGATCAAGGTCATCGAGAACCCAACTTATTCACCAGACGTCTCACGCAAATTTACAGTCGCAGATATGATTACTGGCTACGGTGTATCAGAGGCTGTGCGTCATTATTACAACATTTATGGCGGAGATATTAAAGGTAAGCGCGCGGTTGTTCAAGGCTTTGGTAATGTCGGTGCTGCGGCAGCTTTCTATTTAAGTCAAGCAGGTGCCAAAATTGTAGGCATCATTGATGCTGCTGGCGGCTTGATAGATGAAGACGGGTTTTCTCATGAAGAGATAACAGATCTATTCCTTCAAAAAAACGGCAATACATTAATATCAGATAACTTGATTCCTTTTGAAGAGGCAAACAAGTCTATCTATTCTATAGAAACAGAGATTTTTGCACCTTGTGCCGCTTCTAGATTGATCAGTCAAAGTCAAATTGACCAGATGATCGATTCTGGTCTTGAAGTCATATCTTGTGGTGCAAACGTGCCGTTTGCAGATAAAGAGATATTCTTTGGCCCAATCATGGAACACACAGATTCAAAAGTGAGTCTCATACCCGACTTTATCTCAAATTGCGGGATGGCAAGAGTATTTGCCTATTTCATGGAGCGTCGCGTTCAAATGACCGACGAGGCTATTTTTAACGATACCAGCATGACCATTCATAATGCTATCCAGAATACATTTAATAACAATAGTTCAAAACAATATATAAGCTCTACAGCTTTTGAAATCGCTTTAAAACAACTCGTATAA
- the nhaB gene encoding sodium/proton antiporter NhaB → MFKYFLGNSPHWFKYTMIGFLILNTVAFFSGVSGTVLGWVFIGEFIFCLAMALKCYPLQSGGLLAIQVLALGLTHPMYKMDAVSHKYALDEVGNKIIGGVYAEVAQNLEVILLLVFMVAGIYFMKPLLMYIFVKLFTKVKSKLFLSLVFVLISAVLSAFLDALTVTAVLISVGLGFYNVYHKIHSSDLDLDNDNQLDRKQLSGETLEDFRSFLRSLVMHGVVGTALGGVCTIVGEPQNLLIGTKLNNALPYEYGFVEFFLHMAPITIPVLIAGLLTTVFLETTKTFGFGQKMPPVVRTIIEGWMEKRDQERTDKEKYGLIVQGVSAILLIAGLALHIAPVGFIGLGLIVVQTAFMGITDEHSLGKAFEEALPFTGLLVVFFVIVAMIHDQHLFAPIIEWALSQDPSSQPAFFYLANGFLSMISDNVFVATVYINEVGNAYEAGRITLDQYENLAVAINTGTNLPSVATPNGQAAFLFLLTSALAPVINLSYGKMFKMALPYTIVLTLVGLGCVVYFL, encoded by the coding sequence ATGTTCAAATATTTTTTAGGTAATAGTCCGCACTGGTTTAAGTACACCATGATAGGTTTTTTAATCTTAAATACCGTTGCGTTTTTTAGTGGTGTATCAGGAACCGTTCTAGGTTGGGTTTTTATAGGTGAATTTATTTTTTGTCTTGCGATGGCTTTAAAATGTTATCCGCTACAATCTGGTGGTTTGCTTGCCATTCAAGTCCTCGCACTGGGACTCACGCATCCCATGTATAAAATGGATGCAGTAAGTCACAAGTATGCTCTAGACGAGGTAGGAAATAAAATTATCGGTGGTGTGTATGCAGAGGTTGCACAAAATCTTGAAGTGATCTTACTACTCGTTTTCATGGTAGCTGGTATCTATTTTATGAAGCCACTGCTCATGTACATCTTTGTAAAGTTGTTTACTAAGGTCAAGTCAAAACTCTTTCTATCTCTAGTGTTTGTACTTATAAGTGCAGTTCTATCAGCATTTCTTGATGCTTTAACGGTTACCGCAGTCCTAATAAGCGTCGGTCTTGGATTCTATAACGTTTATCATAAAATTCACTCCAGTGATCTAGATCTAGACAATGACAATCAGCTCGACAGAAAACAGCTAAGTGGTGAGACGTTGGAAGATTTCCGTTCATTCTTGCGTAGTCTAGTAATGCACGGTGTGGTAGGTACTGCTCTTGGTGGTGTTTGTACCATTGTTGGTGAGCCGCAAAACCTACTCATAGGAACAAAGCTCAACAATGCATTGCCTTACGAGTACGGTTTTGTAGAGTTCTTTCTGCACATGGCACCTATTACTATACCTGTTTTAATTGCTGGTTTGTTGACTACTGTATTTTTGGAAACCACAAAGACATTTGGATTTGGCCAGAAGATGCCACCCGTTGTTCGTACTATCATTGAAGGATGGATGGAAAAAAGAGATCAAGAACGTACCGATAAAGAAAAATACGGTCTTATCGTTCAAGGTGTATCTGCCATTCTACTTATTGCCGGTCTCGCATTGCACATCGCACCAGTTGGATTCATAGGTCTAGGGCTTATCGTGGTACAGACAGCCTTCATGGGAATCACTGATGAACATAGTCTAGGTAAAGCATTTGAAGAGGCATTGCCTTTTACAGGTCTATTAGTTGTATTCTTTGTAATCGTTGCGATGATTCACGATCAGCACCTGTTTGCCCCAATTATAGAATGGGCATTATCCCAGGATCCTAGCAGCCAGCCGGCATTTTTCTATCTGGCAAATGGTTTCTTGAGCATGATATCAGACAATGTTTTTGTCGCTACCGTTTACATTAATGAGGTAGGCAATGCATACGAGGCTGGTAGAATAACCCTTGATCAATATGAAAATCTTGCTGTTGCCATTAATACTGGTACAAATTTACCTAGCGTCGCGACACCTAACGGTCAAGCAGCATTCTTATTCCTGCTTACATCGGCTTTAGCACCCGTGATCAATTTGAGTTATGGTAAGATGTTCAAGATGGCGCTGCCTTATACCATTGTTTTGACGCTGGTAGGATTGGGGTGTGTTGTTTATTTCTTGTAG